The following proteins come from a genomic window of Nicotiana tomentosiformis chromosome 12, ASM39032v3, whole genome shotgun sequence:
- the LOC104106092 gene encoding uncharacterized protein, which produces MAGEDQEKNSTAAGGEVHQLQMPLGRVKKIMKLDQDINKVNSEALHLIASSTELFLEVLTEKSAQVALEKKRKTIKLEHLRVAVKRHQPTSDFLLDSLPVPSQPSDPSPKVQNRPRLSTEKLLPTGTRRIEAFFQKST; this is translated from the coding sequence ATGGCCGGAGAAGATCAAGAAAAAAATTCCACCGCGGCCGGCGGAGAAGTCCACCAACTCCAGATGCCGTTAGGCCGAGTGAAGAAAATCATGAAACTGGATCAGGACATCAACAAGGTGAACTCAGAAGCCCTACATCTAATCGCTAGCTCCACCGAGCTTTTCCTCGAAGTCCTAACGGAAAAGTCAGCGCAAGTCGCCttagaaaagaagagaaaaaccaTAAAGCTCGAGCATTTAAGAGTTGCCGTGAAAAGGCATCAACCTACGAGCGATTTCCTTCTCGACTCGCTTCCCGTGCCTTCACAACCATCTGATCCTTCTCCTAAGGTTCAAAATCGTCCTCGATTATCAACAGAGAAGCTGCTTCCTACTGGAACACGACGAATCGAGGCATTCTTTCAGAAGTCCACTTAA
- the LOC104106093 gene encoding 65-kDa microtubule-associated protein 8 — protein sequence MYSKGHQNLIDYQRKTLLRSPRLVLPPLRSWSSHMGSVQVPFGIRSSALLETSCGYLLQELQMIWDEVGEDQFEREKVLVDIEQECLEVYRRKVDNANISRARLHQELADSEAEFTHLLLLLDERSLPGRPEKMTGTLKEQLESIAPALREMRIRKEERVKKFRAVQGQIQKISAEIAGQSEYNDSLSNVLLNGNDLSLKKLEEFQNELQRLQNEKIERLQKVENYISMIRCLAATLGTDSSLIITKVHPSLNELSGLSKNISDSILEKLDSTVQLLEADKRIRLEKLHQLGKALTNLWNLMDTPQKDRVMFSNVTALISWSSEDISIPGSLTLDIIQQAGTEVRRLDQLKASKMKELFLRKQIELEEICKRSHMEIPSRPEMENIIKLMNSGEIDHADLLTSMDKQISQAQEEASSRKAIMEKVEKWILARDEERWLEEYSRDDNRYSVSRGAHKNLRRAERARVMVNKIPALVDMLIAKTKSWEEERKKPFVYDEVPLLAMLEEYNFLRKERDEEKQRQREKKKAPNQVPVGQENLFVLRPSTSSKRISGGSINGGFNKATPLNRKSSLGIQQLGSTTINTPQQSISLLKEAKKEHHRKILTHSRFAFHPGDDSASVVSSFSGPFSP from the exons ATGTATTCTAAAGGACATCAAAATTTAATTGATTACCAGAGAAAGACTCTTCTCAGGAGCCCCAGGCTTGTGCTCCCTCCGCTCAGAAGCTGGTCTTCTCATATGGGGTCTGTTCAAGTGCCATTTGGAATAAGAAGTTCAGCATTGCTCGAGACATCATGCGGATATTTGCTGCAAGAATTACAG ATGATATGGGATGAAGTGGGAGAAGATCAGTTTGAGAGGGAAAAGGTTTTAGTGGACATTGAACAGGAGTGTCTGGAAGTTTACAGAAGGAAGGTTGACAATGCAAACATCTCCAGAGCTCGACTTCATCAAGAATTGGCAGATTCAGAGGCTGAGTTCACCCATCTCCTTTTATTACTCGACGAAAGATCACTCCCCGGAAGG CCAGAAAAGATGACTGGAACACTAAAGGAACAGCTAGAGTCAATTGCACCTGCTCTGAGAGAGATGCGAATCAGAAAAGAAGAAAGGGTGAAAAAATTCAGAGCTGTTCAAGGACAAATTCAGAAAATTTCTGCTGAAATAGCAGGCCAATCAGAGTACAATGATTCATTATCAAATGTTTTACTAAATGGGAATGATCTATCACTAAAGAAACTAGAAGAGTTCCAGAACGAGCTTCAGCGGCTTCAAAATGAGAAG ATTGAGAGGCTTCAAAAGGTTGAAAACTACATTAGCATGATCCGGTGCTTAGCAGCAACGCTGGGAACAGATTCTTCTTTGATCATTACAAAGGTCCATCCAAGCCTGAATGAATTATCTGGACTATCAAAAAACATTAGTGACAGTATATTGGAAAAACTTGACAGCACAGTTCAGTTACTAGAAGCAGATAAAAGAATACGGCTTGAAAAG CTTCACCAACTAGGGAAAGCGTTGACAAACTTGTGGAATCTCATGGACACACCCCAGAAAGACCGCGTGATGTTCTCTAATGTCACTGCTTTGATATCATGGTCATCAGAAGATATCTCCATTCCTGGAAGCCTTACTCTGGACATAATCCAGCAG GCTGGCACAGAAGTCAGGAGACTGGATCAGCTAAAAGCAAGCAAGATGAAAGAGCTTTTCCTCAGAAAACAAATAGAGCTCGAGGAGATCTGCAAGCGATCCCACATGGAAATTCCCTCACGGCCAGAGATGGAAAATATAATTAAACTAATGAACTCTG GGGAGATTGACCATGCTGACCTCCTCACGAGCATGGATAAACAGATATCACAAGCACAAGAAGAGGCATCTAGCAGGAAGGCTATAATGGAGAAGGTAGAAAAATGGATATTAGCTCGTGATGAGGAACGATGGTTGGAAGAGTATAGCAGG GACGACAACCGGTATTCTGTAAGTAGAGGTGCTCACAAGAATTTGAGAAGAGCAGAACGAGCCAGAGTCATGGTTAACAAAATACCAG CTTTGGTGGATATGCTGATAGCAAAGACTAAAAGCTGggaggaagaaagaaagaaacctTTTGTATATGATGAG GTACCGCTACTTGCAATGTTGGAGGAGTataattttctaaggaaagaaagAGATGAAGAGAAACAAAGACAACGG gaaaAGAAGAAAGCGCCGAATCAGGTGCCGGTTGGACAAGAAAATCTCTTTGTTCTAAGGCCAAGCACCAGCAGCAAACGTATATCTGGTGGAAGCATAAATGGAGGCTTCAACAAGGCTACACCTTTGAATAGAAAGTCTTCTTTGGGTATACAACAGCTGGGATCAACGACCATTAACACACCACAACAAAGCATTTCTCTGTTAAAGGAAGCAAAGAAAGAACACCATAGAAAGATCCTTACCCATAGTCGCTTTGCTTTTCATCCAGGAGATGATTCAGCTTCAGTAGTCTCATCATTTTCAGGCCCCTTTTCACCTTAG